One window from the genome of Prinia subflava isolate CZ2003 ecotype Zambia chromosome 2, Cam_Psub_1.2, whole genome shotgun sequence encodes:
- the ACAT2 gene encoding acetyl-CoA acetyltransferase, cytosolic, which produces MSADPVVFVSAARTAVGSFNGGLSSLPAHELGAAAIREVLRRAGLAPEEVSEVILGQVLPAGAGQNPVRQASVAAGIPYSVPAWSCQMICGSGLKAVCLAAQSILTGDSSIVVAGGMESMSKAPHVIHMRAGVKMGEASLQDTIILDGLTDAFYQYHMGITAENVAKKWQISRGEQDQLAVQSQNRAEAAQKAGYFTKEIVPVLVPSKKGPIEVKTDEHPRHGSNLETMAKLKPCFLTDGTGTVTAANASGINDGAAAVLLMKKSEAARRGLMPLARIVSWAQTGIDPSIMGVGPISAIRKAVDKAGWTLEQVDLFEINEAFAALSLAIAKELKVDLEKINVQGGAIALGHPLGASGCRVLVTLLYALERTGGKRGVAALCIGGGMGIAMCVER; this is translated from the exons aTGAGCGCAGACCCCGTGGTGTTCGTGTCGGCCGCCAGGACCGCCGTGG GGTCCTTCAATGGCGGGCTGTCGTCGCTGCCCGCGCACGAGCTGGGTGCCGCCGCCATCCGGGAGGTGCtgcgccgggccgggctggcccCCGAGGAGGTGTCGGAGGTGATCCTGGGGCAGGTGCTCCCCGCAG GTGCCGGCCAGAACCCTGTCCGGCAGGCCAGCGTGGCTGCAGGAATCCCGTACTCTGTGCCCGCCTGGAGCTGCCAGATGATCTGCGGGTCGGGCTTGAAGGCGGTGTGCCTGGCTGCTCAGTCCATACTGACGGGAGACTCCAGCATCGTGGTGGCAGGGGGCATGGAAAGCATGAGCAAG GCTCCTCATGTCATTCATATGCGAGCTGGGGTGAAAATGGGAGAGGCTTCCTTGCAGGACACTATAATCCTTGATGGCCTTACAGACGCTTTTTATCAGTATCATATGGGCATAACAG CTGAAAATGTGGCCAAGAAGTGGCAAATCAGTAGAGGGGAACAAGACCAACTTGCTGTACAGTCACAAaacagggcagaggcagcacagaaagcTGGCTATTTTACAAAAGAAATTGTTCCTGTTCTTGTACCTTCTAAAAAAG GTCCTATAGAAGTTAAAACAGATGAACACCCTCGACATGGGAGCAACTTGGAAACAATGGCGAAGTTAAAGCCCTGTTTCTTGACAGATGGAACTGGAACAGTAACAGCAGCTAATGCTTCAG GTATAAAtgatggagctgcagctgttctTCTAATGAAGAAATCTGAAGCTGCTAGGAGAGGTCTTATGCCGTTGGCTCGGATTGTATCTTGGGCTCAAACTGGTATAGACCCATCTATTATGGGAGTTGGGCCCATTTCAGCAATAAGGAAAGCT GTTGACAAAGCCGGCTGGACTCTGGAACAAGTTGACCTGTTTGAAATTAATGAAGCCTTTGCAGCACTATCTCTTGCAATAGCGAAAGAACTGAAAGTAGATCTAGAAAAG atcaATGTCCAAGGTGGAGCTATTGCTCTTGGCCACCCTCTGGGCGCCTCTGGTTGTCGGGTCCTTGTAACTCTTCTCTATGCACTGGAACGAACTGGTGGGAAACGTGGTGTGGCTGCTCTCTGTATAGGAGGAGGAATGGGAATAGCCATGTGTGTTGAGAGATAA